The proteins below are encoded in one region of Diorhabda carinulata isolate Delta chromosome 3, icDioCari1.1, whole genome shotgun sequence:
- the LOC130892046 gene encoding teneurin-m isoform X11 produces MISPYACGPLHRTEKDEDDDQYSTRYSQCCLLDGVPRPPDVPPRNPTMNRLNGRLTTAPPAESAQDFEPSCLVRTPSGNVYIPSGTINHANKNPNIDYKSSNSPCCSPSKEMKNSDRCGSLPYGSHAVPIVPVRRPNSSHFPQASRFHFRKGLTSKCTWKCTAIAFIMLSVVLTAALSYISASNLLNLSYQNTKPCEVLVGDNTQIVPDSKTVPPSETNLSISTRPKTSNTGDNSTADYDYDNIVIEHHNLTTTELYGNSTERNPTTDIESTSENWSTVCPEVTTKLPPPPTILILEGARTFPAKSFPPDGTTFSQISLGQRLSKEIPAYSYWNMQFYQSEAAYVQFDYSIPRGASIGVYARRNALPTHTQYHILEVLSGFKARTTRASHSSVKKEVTHYMEQGHWFLSLYNDDGDPQEVTFVAVVADDMTHNCPNGCSGKGECLMGHCQCNPGFGGDDCSESVCPVLCSQRGEYINGECQCNPGWKGKECQLRHDECEVPDCNGHGHCANGKCNCIRGYKGKFCEEADCQHPTCSSHGYCVEGTCICKKGWKGSDCSQMDKDALQCLPDCSGHGTFDLDSQTCTCEPRWSGDDCSRELCDLDCGSHGHCVNEACQCDAGWSGEFCNMKQCDPRCNDHGQCKNGTCLCVTGWNGKHCTIEGCPNSCSGHGQCRFSSESSWECRCDNGWDGVDCNLLLEQNCNDGRDNDKDGLVDCEDPECCSNNACKNSQLCVSSPKPIDILLRKQPPAITASFFERMKFLIDEGSLQNYARAETFNESRSAVVRGRVTTQVGTGLMGVRVSTNTPLEGFTLTRDDGWFDLLVNGGGAVTLQFGRSPFSPQSRIVYVPWNEVVIIENVIMVTGDERTISVIPQPCSSHDYDTMKPVVLATWKHGFQGACPDKSAILAESQVVQESLRIPGTGLNLVYQSSRAAGYLSTIQLQLTPEIVPADLKLIHLRITIEGILFEKVFEADPVIKFTYAWNRLNVYRQRVYGVTNAIVKVGYEYNNCKDIIWDVQTTKLSGHDMSISEVGGWNLDIHHRYNFHEGILQKGDGSNIYLKHKPRVILTAMGDGHQRPLECTDCEGQAFKQRLLAPVALASAPDGSLFVGDFNLVRKIQTDGIVRTIVRLNATRVSYRYHMSLSPLDGTLYISDPESHQIIKVRSKDDYSDPDRNWETVVGSGERCLPGDEAHCGDGALARDAKLAYPKGVAVSNDNVLYFADGTNIRMVDRDGIVTTVIGNHMHKSHWKPLPCEGTLNLEEVHLRWPTELAINPLDNTLHIIDDHMILQLTLDGRVKVVAGRPLHCASPLTGYDIELATHATLVMPQSIAFSSSGDLYVAESDSQRINRVRVIGTDGKISPYAGAESKCNCLERGCDCFEADHFLASNAKFNTISSVTVTPDGHVHIGDQANYRIRSVMASIPDASASREYEIYSPETQEIYIFNRFGQHVATKNILTGESSYVFTYNVNTSNGKLSTVTDAAGNKVFLLRDYSSQVNSIENTKGQKCRLRMSRMRMLYELSTPDNYNVTFDYHSPTGLLKTKLDSSGRSYVYNYDEFGRLVSAVTPTGKIISLSFDLSLKGATVKVSQNNRPPVSMLIKGSSVATRIDEVENRIILLPDGSVTSESSWSHSITTDTVPYNILADKDPILGESYPVPAKQRIEIGGDLANRFEWRYFVRPNQNSKNNKNASPRILTKVGKKLRVNGENLLTMEYDRETASVSVFMDDKIELLNVTYDRSARPVKLGPRNGIFTEVELEYDRFSRLTSWKWGDLSENYGFDRAGRLNEIKYGDGSSLVYAFKDMFSSLPLKVSTPRGSDYLLQYDDSGALQSLTTPRGHIHTFSLQTSLGFFKYQYFSPMNRHPYEIIYNDNGQILAKIFPHQSGRVSYVYDDAERLETTLAGMSSTHYVYHELLDLVKSVEIIEPNFELKQEFKYHAGILKDEKIKFNSKSGLDNAHYKYQYDGNARLSTVDVDINGKELPQLRLKYNQNLGILEGISDLRVYRNTFNRSVMQDTTKQFFTITDFDDRGRIKTILINIKSFDVFRLEVEYDSRNRIQMQKLMVGRSQFMDRFSYNSDGHVLEVIGTSNWKYVYDENGNIIGVIKEKEKISLGYDSGDRVVQYGDVEFYSYDSRGFVVRRGEQKYRYNSKGQLIHVFERDKFQIWYYYDDRGRLVSWNDDKGNVTQYLYTNPSTPDLLTHVHFPKTGRTFRFLYDSRNVIITVETSEQRFYVACDQNGSPIALFDINGNLIKEVRRTPFGNIVLDTNPDFYLPVDFHGGILDPNTKLIFVNKRLYDPIVGQWMTPDWERLATKLSIPTDVFIYRFHNNDPINSKMSLDYMTSFNSWLKLYGYDIENMLGSRYISRLIYRPKALVTAPQLAPDFGIMSGLQCIVDKINEKFMDLSFVPKPLLKMEPKTKNLLPRVAYRRSVFGEGVLISRLGSRALVSVVEGVNGVVQDVVTSVFNNSFFLNLQFSIHDQDVFYFVKDNVLKIRDDLEELRRLGGMFNVSTHEITEHGSTTTIKELRIHNPDAVVIIKYGADPEIETHKILRHAHKRAVERAWEIEKQLVAAGFQGRGDWTEEEKEELISHGDVDGYEGVDIHSIHKYPQLADDPGNVAFQRDTKRKRRKSGVRRSRIHRHS; encoded by the exons ccTCTAATTTATTAAACCTGTCATATCAAAATACGAAACCTTGCGAAGTACTCGTAGGGGATAATACACAAATAGTACCCGATTCGAAAACGGTACCACCTTCCGAAACGAATTTATCGATATCGACACGACCTAAGACTTCTAACACGGGAG ACAATTCGACAGCAGACTATGATTACGATAACATCGTCATCGAACATCACAACTTAACTACTACTGAATTGTATGGTAATAGCACGGAGAGAAATCCTACGACCGATATAGAATCGACTTCCGAAAACTGGTCAACCGTTTGTCCAGAAGTCACTACGAAATTACCACCGCCACCTACTATTCTTATTTTGGAAG GTGCCCGCACGTTTCCAGCTAAGTCGTTTCCACCAGACGGAACTACATTTTCTCAAATATCGCTAGGACAACGATTATCGAAAGAAATTCCGGCGTATAGTTATTGGAACATGCAATTCTATCAATCTGAAGCGGCGTACGTACAATTTGATTACAGCATTCCGAGGGGCGCAAGTATAGGGGTATATGCCAGAAGAAACGCTCTACCTACTCATACACAATATCACATTTTGGAAGTACTTAGTGGGTTTAAGGCTAGAACGACAAGAGCATCACat TCTAGTGTGAAAAAAGAAGTAACTCATTACATGGAACAAGGCCATTGGTTTTTATCATTATACAACGATGATGGGGATCCTCAAGAAGTTACGTTTGTTGCTGTAGTAGCGGATGATATGACCCACAACTGTCCGAACGGTTGTAGCGGAAAAGGAGAATGTCTGATGGGTCACTGTCAATGCAATCCTGGATTTGGAGGAGATGACTGCAGTGAAA GTGTATGTCCTGTGCTATGTAGTCAACGTGGCGAGTACATCAATGGAGAATGTCAATGTAACCCCGGATGGAAAGGAAAAGAATGTCAACTAAGGCATGATGAATGCGAAGTGCCTGATTGCAACGGTCACGGGCATTGTGCTAACGGCAAATGTAACTGCATCAGGGGCTATAAAGGAAAGTTCTGTGAGGAAG CTGACTGTCAACATCCGACCTGTTCATCGCATGGATATTGTGTAGAAGGAACTTGTATTTGTAAGAAGGGTTGGAAAGGAAGCGATTGCTCCCAAATGGATAAAGATGCACTTCAATGTCTTCCAGATTGTTCTGGGCACGGAACATTCGATCTCGATTCTCAAACTTGTACCTGTGAACCGAGATGGTCTGGCGATGACTGTTCAAGAG AACTTTGCGATCTTGATTGTGGTAGTCACGGTCATTGCGTCAACGAAGCGTGCCAATGTGACGCTGGTTGGTCTGGTGAATTCTGCAATATGAAACAATGTGATCCAAGGTGTAATGATCACGGTCAATGTAAAAACGGAACTTGTCTGTGTGTCACTGGTTGGAACGGAAAACACTGTACTATTGAAGGATGTCCGAATAGTTGTTCCGGGCACGGTCAATGTAGATTCAGTAGCGAAAGTAGTTGGGAATGCAGATGTGATAACGGATGGGACGGTGTCGACTGTAATCTTCTACTCGAACAAAATTGTAATGATGGAAGAGATAACGACAAAG ATGGCCTAGTAGATTGTGAAGATCCAGAATGCTGTTCGAACAATGCTTGCAAAAACAGTCAACTTTGCGTTTCGTCACCTAAACCTATAGATATTTTACTGCGAAAACAACCTCCGGCGATAACAGCATCTTTTTTTGAAAGGATGAAGTTTTTAATAGACGAAGGTAGCCTTCAGAACTACGCCCGAGCTGAAACATTCAACGAAAG tcGATCTGCGGTCGTCAGAGGTCGAGTAACAACACAAGTAGGAACCGGATTAATGGGAGTCAGAGTTAGTACCAATACTCCATTGGAAGGTTTTACATTAACAAGAGATGATGGATGGTTTGATCTACTAGTTAATGGAGGTGGTGCGGTTACTCTACAATTCGGAAGATCGCCTTTCAGCCCTCAGAGTCGCATAGTTTACGTTCCATGGAATGAAGTAGTCATTATAGAAAATGTAATTATGGTAACTGGAGATGAAAGGACAATTAGTGTCATACCACAACCTTGCAGCTCCCACGATTATGATACGATGAAACCTGTCGTTTTAGCGACATGGAAACATGGTTTTCAAGGAGCTTGTCCTGATAAAAGCGCTATATTGGCCGAATCTCAAGTTGTGCAAGAAAGTCTTCGTATACCAGGAACAGGATTGAATCTTGTTTACCAAAGTTCTCGCGCCGCTGGATACTTATCGACAATACAATTACAACTTACACCAGAAATTGTTCCTGCCgatttaaaattgattcatttaaGAATTACAATTGAAGGgattctttttgaaaaagttttcgaagCAGATCCAGTTATAAAATTTACGTATGCTTGGAATAGACTCAACGTATACAGACAAAGAGTTTATGGAGTAACTAACGCTATCGTAAAAGTTGGTTACGAATACAATAATTGCAAGGATATTATTTGGGATGTGCAAACTACGAAATTAAGTGGTCACGATATGAGTATATCAGAAGTTGGTGGATGGAATTTAGACATTCATCATCGTTATAACTTCCACGAAG GAATTTTACAAAAAGGAGATGGTTCAAATATATACTTAAAACACAAACCACGTGTCATATTGACGGCCATGGGCGATGGACATCAAAGACCACTGGAATGTACAGATTGCGAGGGTCAGGCTTTCAAGCAGAGACTTCTTGCACCAGTCGCTCTTGCTAGTGCTCCGGATGGTTCTTTATTTGTTGGAGATTTCAATCTAGTCAGAAAGATTCAGACTGACGGAATCGTACGAACTATAGTCAGATTAAA CGCTACCAGAGTGTCTTACAGATACCACATGTCCTTAAGTCCACTAGATGGAACTTTGTACATCTCCGATCCTGAATCTCATCAAATCATTAAAGTTAGAAGTAAAGACGATTATTCCGATCCAGACCGTAACTGGGAAACGGTGGTCGGATCCGGAGAGCGATGTCTTCCAGGCGATGAAGCACATTGTGGAGACGGTGCTTTAGCTAGAGATGCCAAATTAGCGTATCCAAAAGGAGTCGCGGTATCTAACGACAACGTTTTGTATTTCGCCGATGGAACGAACATAAGAATGGTTGACAGAGATGGTATTGTTACCACTGTTATAGGAAACCACATGCACAAATCGCATTGGAAACCGTTACCTTGTGAAGGAACTTTGAATCTCGAAGAAGTACATCTGAGATGGCCTACAGAACTAGCAATAAACCCTCTTGATAATACTCTACATATAATAGATGACCACATGATCTTACAGCTGACTTTAGATGGAAGAGTGAAAGTCGTAGCGGGTAGACCTTTGCACTGCGCTTCTCCTCTTACGGGCTACGATATCGAACTAGCCACGCATGCCACATTAGTTATGCCGCAAAGTATCGCCTTCAGTTCCTCGGGTGATCTCTACGTTGCCGAAAGTGATTCTCAACGGATAAATAGAGTTCGAGTGATCGGTACAGATGGAAAAATATCTCCGTACGCCGGTGCCGAATCGAAATGTAACTGCTTAGAAAGAGGCTGCGATTGTTTCGAAGCTGATCATTTCCTAGCTTCTAACGccaaattcaacactatatcaTCAGTTACAGTTACGCCCGATGGTCACGTACACATCGGCGATCAAGCTAACTACAGAATCAGATCCGTCATGGCAAGTATTCCAGACGCTAGTGCATCCAGAGAATACGAAATTTATTCTCCGGAAACtcaagaaatttatatattcaatagGTTCGGTCAACACGTAGCTACAAAGAACATTTTAACTGGAGAATCGAGTTATGTTTTCACTTACAACGTTAACACCAGCAACGGTAAACTTAGTACGGTAACTGATGCCGCCGGAAATAAAGTGTTTTTATTAAGAGATTATTCCAGTCAAGTGAATTCTATAGAAAATACGAAAGGTCAAAAATGCAGATTAAGAATGTCCAGAATGAGGATGTTGTATGAACTTAGTACACCAGATAATTACAACGTGACTTTCGATTACCACAGCCCTACTGGTTTATTGAAAACTAAGCTAGATAGTAGTGGAAGAAGCTATGTGTACAATTACGATGAATTCGGTAGATTGGTATCAGCAGTTACACCGACAGGAAAAATTATCAGCTTATCTTTCGATTTGAGCTTGAAAGGTGCCACTGTTAAAGTCAGTCAAAACAATCGACCGCCAGTTTCGATGTTAATAAAAGGATCTAGTGTAGCAACTAGGATAGATGAAGTcgaaaatagaattattttgttACCTGATGGTAGTGTAACTAGCGAATCATCTTGGTCCCATAGTATAACAACAGATACAGTTCCTTATAATATTCTAGCAGATAAAGATCCTATATTAGGTGAAAGCTACCCCGTACCTGCTAAACAGAGAATAGAAATAGGTGGAGATCTCGCTAATAGATTTGAATGGAGATATTTCGTAAGAcctaatcaaaattccaaaaataataagaacGCATCACCGAGAATTTTAACTAAAGTCGGTAAAAAATTAAGAGTAAACGGTGAAAATCTCCTTACAATGGAATACGATCGAGAAACTGCTTCTGTATCGGTATTTATggatgataaaattgaattactAAACGTAACATATGATAGATCGGCGAGACCTGTTAAATTAGGACCAAGAAATGGAATATTTACGGAAGTTGAGTTAGAATACGACAGATTCAGTAGACTAACAAGCTGGAAATGGGGAGATCTGAGTGAAAACTATGGTTTCGATAGAGCTGGAagattgaatgaaataaaatatggtGATGGATCATCGTTGGTTTATGCGTTCAAGGATATGTTCAGTAGTTTG ccGCTCAAAGTAAGTACACCGAGAGGATCAGATTACTTGCTCCAATACGATGATTCCGGAGCTCTGCAATCCTTAACAACCCCAAGAGGACATATTCACACGTTTTCTCTACAAACATCTCTcggatttttcaaatatcaatatttctcaCCGATGAACCGACACCCATACGAAATAATTTACAACGATAACGGTCAAATATTAGCTAAAATATTCCCACATCAATCTGGAAGAGTTTCTTACGTATATGATGACGCAGAAAGACTCGAAACTACTTTAGCCGGAATGAGCTCTACCCATTACGTCTATCATGAACTTTTAGATCTTGTAAAAAGTGTTGAGATCATAGAACCGAACTTCGAATTGAAACAAGAATTCAAATACCACGCTGGTATACTTaaagatgaaaaaatcaaatttaacagTAAAAGTGGTTTAGATAATGCTCACTATAAATATCAATATGATGGAAACGCCAGATTATCAACAGTAGATGTAGACATAAACGGTAAGGAACTGCCCCAGTTGAGactaaaatataatcaaaatctTGGAATTTTGGAGGGTATAAGCGACTTACGGGTGTACAGAAACACGTTCAACAGATCTGTTATGCAAGATACCACAAAACAATTCTTTACTATAACCGATTTCGATGATCGCGGACGTATTAAAACTATTCTAATAAACATAAAATCCTTTGACGTATTTAGATTAGAAGTAGAGTACGATTCCAGAAATAGAATACAGATGCAAAAGTTAATGGTCGGTAGATCGCAATTTATGGATAGATTTTCTTACAACTCCGACGGTCATGTCCTGGAAGTTATAGGTACTAGTAATTGGAAGTACGTTTACGACGAAAACGGTAATATAATCGGagttattaaagaaaaagaaaagatttcATTAGGATACGACAGCGGTGATAGAGTCGTTCAATATGGAGACGTAGAATTCTACAGTTACGATTCGCGTGGTTTCGTAGTCAGAAGAGGGGAACAAAAATATAGATACAATTCCAAAGGACAACTGATTCATGTATTCGAACgcgataaatttcaaatttggtacTATTACGACGATAGAGGTAGATTAGTATCTTGGAACGATGACAAAGGGAACGTAACGCAATACTTATACACGAACCCAAGCACCCCAGATTTACTAACTCACGTACATTTCCCCAAAACCGGCAGAACTTTTCGTTTCTTGTACGATTCCCGAAATGTCATTATAACAGTCGAAACTTCTGAACAAAGATTCTACGTTGCTTGCGATCAAAACGGTTCTCCAATCGCTCTGTTCGACATTAACGGCAATCTCATAAAGGAGGTCAGAAGAACGCCGTTCGGTAATATCGTTTTAGATACAAACCCAGATTTTTACCTACCGGTAGATTTCCACGGTGGTATTCTAGATCCCAACACGAAACTTATATTCGTCAACAAAAGATTATACGATCCGATCGTCGGACAGTGGATGACGCCAGACTGGGAAAGACTAGCGACGAAATTATCGATACCAACTGATGTGTTCATTTATAGATTCCACAATAACGATCCTATCAACTCCAAGATGTCATTGGATTATATGACAAGTTTCAACAGTTGGTTGAAACTATATGgatatgatattgaaaatatgctTGGTTCACGGTATATCAGTCGTCTGATTTATAGACCAAAGGCGCTAGTGACTGCTCCTCAACTAGCACCAGATTTTGGAATTATGTCTGGACTTCAGTGTATAGTGGACAAG attaatgaaaaattcatggATCTGAGTTTCGTTCCGAAACCGCTTCTGAAAATGGAACCCAAAACGAAGAATCTTCTTCCCAGAGTAGCATATAGAAGATCCGTCTTCGGCGAAGGTGTCCTCATATCTCGCTTAGGAAGTAGAGCCTTAGTTAGTGTAGTAGAAGGAGTAAATGGTGTAGTGCAAGACGTAGTAACTTCGGTATTTAATAATTCgttctttttaaatttacaattcAGTATACATGATCAAGACGTTTTCTATTTTGTCAAAGACAATGTACTTAAAATACGTGACGATTTAGAAGAGCTGCGTAGATTAGGTGGTATGTTCAATGTATCTACCCACGAAATAACCGAACACGGTTCTACAACAACAATAAAAGAATTGCGAATACACAATCCAGATGCAGTAGTAATTATTAAATACGGTGCCGATCCGGAAATTGAAACGCACAAAATTCTTCGACATGCGCACAAAAGAGCTGTGGAAAGAGCCTGGGAAATCGAAAAGCAACTCGTCGCTGCCGGTTTTCAAGGCAGAGGAGATTGGACagaagaagaaaaggaagaatTAATCTCCCATGGTGACGTAGATGGTTACGAAGGTGTGGATATACATAGTATACACAAATATCCTCAGTTGGCCGATGATCCTGGGAACGTTGCTTTCCAGAGGGATACTAAACGCAAACGAAGGAAGAGTGGTGTCAGAAGAAGTAGAATACATAGACATTCGTGA